A part of Terriglobia bacterium genomic DNA contains:
- a CDS encoding discoidin domain-containing protein — MRIRWILLPILAVSVVAAQEQALEELKLQLPKPMFVGTPSNIKSANLEPVTGRPRGPFLVPKGTKLLSLNKPVAASDSQPVIGELSFVDDGEKSGGDGYFVELGPGEQWVQVDLGSTYFLNAILVWHFHSQARVYRDVVVQVCDNKDFLKGVTTVFNNDHDNSSGLGIGKDKEYIEVAEGRLIDPKGIKGRYVRLYSNGNTSNDLNHYVEVEVYGTPSK, encoded by the coding sequence ATGAGAATCAGGTGGATTTTGCTGCCTATCCTGGCAGTCTCCGTGGTCGCGGCCCAGGAACAGGCGCTTGAAGAGTTGAAACTGCAATTGCCCAAACCCATGTTCGTGGGTACGCCCAGCAACATCAAGAGCGCAAACCTTGAACCTGTGACTGGCAGGCCTCGCGGCCCCTTTCTGGTGCCCAAGGGGACCAAGCTGTTGTCCTTGAACAAGCCCGTGGCAGCAAGTGACTCGCAGCCCGTCATCGGAGAATTGAGTTTTGTAGATGATGGAGAAAAATCGGGCGGGGACGGCTATTTCGTGGAACTGGGGCCCGGCGAACAATGGGTCCAGGTGGATCTGGGCTCGACATACTTTTTAAACGCGATCCTGGTCTGGCATTTTCACAGCCAGGCGCGCGTGTATCGCGACGTCGTAGTTCAAGTCTGCGATAACAAGGACTTCCTCAAAGGCGTGACCACGGTTTTCAATAACGACCACGACAACTCCTCAGGGCTCGGGATCGGGAAAGACAAAGAGTACATCGAGGTTGCCGAAGGACGGCTGATTGACCCCAAAGGGATCAAAGGAAGATACGTTCGGCTGTATTCCAACGGCAACACGTCGAACGATCTCAACCATTATGTAGAAGTTGAGGTGTACGGCACTCCGTCAAAATAG
- a CDS encoding integrase core domain-containing protein has protein sequence MYNVLKSIFAGLASTLRTRASLQVEILALRHQLVVLQRTNQKRPRLRTSDRILWILLSRLWPQWREGLVLVKPDTVIAWHRKGFRLFWKWKSRRGKTGRPGVSSEIRDLIRNMSAANFLWGAPRLHGELLKLGIEVSQATVAKYMVKHRKPPSQTWRTFLENHVNQLVSVDFFVVPTVTFRILYVFLVLAHDRRRIVHFNVTQHPTAEWTAAQIVQAFPWDRAPRFLLRDRDSIYGAAFRALVKSFDISEVLSAFRSPWQSPYVERLIGSIRRECLDHVVILNEISLRRHLASYLDYYHGTRSHLSLGKDSPDGRAVQPPEMGKVFALPKVGGLHHRYERRAA, from the coding sequence ATGTACAATGTGTTGAAATCGATATTCGCCGGGCTTGCATCCACATTGCGAACGCGAGCCTCACTGCAAGTGGAAATCCTGGCTCTCCGCCACCAGCTCGTTGTCCTGCAACGAACCAATCAGAAAAGGCCCCGGCTTCGGACATCAGATCGGATTTTGTGGATCCTTCTCTCCCGCCTCTGGCCTCAATGGCGCGAGGGCCTCGTGCTCGTCAAGCCTGACACCGTCATCGCCTGGCATCGAAAAGGATTTCGACTCTTCTGGAAGTGGAAAAGTCGCCGGGGAAAAACTGGTCGACCCGGCGTATCAAGTGAAATTCGGGATCTGATTCGCAACATGAGCGCTGCCAATTTCCTGTGGGGCGCACCAAGGCTCCACGGCGAATTGCTCAAGCTTGGCATCGAGGTGTCCCAGGCTACTGTCGCGAAATACATGGTAAAGCATCGAAAACCGCCTTCACAGACATGGCGGACGTTTCTCGAAAACCACGTCAATCAGTTGGTGTCCGTGGACTTCTTCGTGGTGCCCACCGTTACTTTTCGGATCCTGTACGTCTTTCTTGTCCTGGCTCATGATCGCAGGCGCATTGTTCATTTCAATGTCACCCAGCATCCCACCGCCGAGTGGACCGCAGCCCAGATCGTGCAGGCCTTCCCTTGGGACAGAGCCCCTCGGTTCCTGCTCCGGGATCGCGACAGCATCTATGGTGCGGCATTCAGGGCGCTGGTCAAGAGCTTTGACATCAGCGAGGTTCTCTCCGCTTTCCGATCTCCCTGGCAGAGCCCGTACGTTGAACGGTTGATCGGCTCAATCCGCCGAGAATGCCTCGACCATGTCGTCATCCTGAATGAGATTTCGCTCCGGCGCCATTTGGCATCTTATCTTGATTATTACCACGGCACGCGAAGCCACCTTTCACTCGGGAAGGATTCTCCGGATGGCAGGGCCGTGCAGCCGCCCGAGATGGGAAAGGTCTTTGCGCTCCCCAAAGTAGGCGGGCTTCATCATCGATACGAGCGTAGAGCCGCTTGA
- a CDS encoding DEAD/DEAH box helicase, with translation MRPFQEAVIPSIVAGDHVMLLAPTAGGKTEAAFFPVCSRMLNEGWSGLTVLYVCPIKALLNNLDLRLQRYCMLLGRRSALWHGDISGQARRQILRDPPDLLLTTPESLEVMLVSPNVDALSLFSRLRVVVVDEVHAFAGDDRGWLCLLKT, from the coding sequence ATGCGCCCCTTTCAGGAAGCCGTGATCCCGTCAATTGTCGCCGGTGATCACGTCATGCTTCTAGCCCCGACGGCCGGTGGCAAAACTGAGGCTGCTTTCTTCCCCGTATGCTCGAGGATGCTCAACGAGGGTTGGTCTGGGCTTACCGTTCTATATGTCTGCCCGATTAAGGCTCTGCTCAATAATCTTGACCTACGCCTGCAGAGATACTGCATGCTTCTCGGAAGGCGCTCTGCACTCTGGCACGGGGATATATCCGGCCAGGCGCGGCGTCAGATTTTGCGTGATCCGCCGGACCTGCTGCTTACCACGCCGGAGTCTCTGGAGGTGATGCTCGTCTCTCCAAACGTGGATGCGTTGAGTCTGTTCAGCCGTTTGCGCGTGGTTGTGGTTGACGAGGTGCATGCGTTCGCCGGGGATGACCGCGGATGGCTGTGCCTACTAAAAACTTGA
- the brxD gene encoding BREX system ATP-binding protein BrxD, which produces MSISPQRRQEIIDALRRGTVPRTSLDAFAVGLERFESVVDEELRKVGRGGSAFKAVRGEYGCGKTFFSRWLADRARKSGFATAEVQISETETPLYRLETVYRRLMEQLSTVDCSFGALQNIVDAWFFALEEDVLAEGKFGPDDEENLVARTAELLEQRLARVSATAPAFSMALRGYRSALAAGDRATAQGILAWLAGQPNVAAAVKRTANVKGDLDHFGALSFLQGILTILRDCGYPGLLVVLDEAETIQRMRSDARDRSLNALRQLIDEVDSGRLQGLYLLITGTPSFFDGPQGIHRLEPLAQRLHVDLQSDPRFDNPRAVQIRLPAFNLERLCQVGCRVRDIFQEHSNAAGRIGSLCDDGYVRDLAEAVAGKFGGKIGLAPRVYLKKLVADVLDRVDQFPEFDPRHNYSLTIREAELSPIERQAVGASDVDEIELDS; this is translated from the coding sequence ATCAGTATAAGTCCACAGCGCAGGCAGGAAATCATCGACGCCCTCCGGCGCGGTACCGTGCCGCGGACCAGTCTCGACGCATTCGCAGTCGGACTGGAGCGGTTTGAGAGTGTGGTGGACGAGGAACTGCGGAAGGTCGGTCGCGGCGGGAGCGCTTTCAAGGCAGTCCGTGGTGAATATGGTTGCGGCAAGACGTTCTTCTCGCGCTGGCTTGCCGACCGGGCGCGCAAATCGGGATTTGCGACCGCGGAAGTACAGATTTCAGAAACCGAAACGCCGCTGTATCGGCTCGAAACCGTTTATCGCAGACTGATGGAGCAGCTTTCGACAGTGGATTGTTCGTTCGGCGCGCTGCAGAACATTGTCGACGCCTGGTTCTTTGCGCTCGAAGAGGATGTGCTGGCTGAAGGCAAGTTCGGCCCGGACGACGAAGAGAATCTTGTGGCGAGAACGGCCGAGCTTCTGGAACAACGATTGGCCAGGGTGAGTGCCACTGCACCGGCCTTCAGCATGGCTTTGCGCGGATACCGATCGGCCCTGGCTGCCGGCGACCGGGCAACTGCGCAGGGAATTCTCGCCTGGCTGGCCGGGCAGCCTAATGTAGCTGCGGCGGTAAAGCGCACGGCAAATGTCAAAGGCGACCTCGATCACTTTGGCGCACTCAGTTTTCTGCAGGGAATTCTGACCATCTTGCGGGATTGCGGCTATCCGGGGCTGCTTGTGGTCCTCGACGAAGCCGAGACCATTCAACGGATGCGAAGCGACGCCAGAGACAGGAGTCTCAACGCTCTCCGGCAGCTGATTGATGAGGTTGACTCCGGGCGCCTCCAGGGTTTGTACCTGTTGATAACAGGAACGCCCTCCTTCTTCGACGGACCTCAGGGCATTCATCGGCTGGAACCGCTGGCGCAACGGCTCCACGTTGACCTTCAATCCGATCCTCGTTTCGATAATCCGCGAGCCGTGCAGATTCGGCTGCCGGCTTTCAACCTTGAGCGCCTATGCCAAGTTGGGTGCAGGGTGAGAGATATCTTCCAGGAACACTCGAATGCGGCAGGCAGAATCGGATCGCTATGCGACGACGGCTACGTGCGGGATCTTGCCGAAGCAGTTGCTGGGAAATTTGGTGGAAAGATCGGATTGGCGCCGCGTGTTTACCTGAAGAAGCTGGTCGCGGATGTCCTTGACCGGGTTGACCAGTTCCCCGAATTTGATCCACGGCATAACTATTCGCTTACGATCAGGGAAGCCGAGCTGAGTCCGATAGAACGGCAGGCAGTGGGAGCTTCCGACGTCGACGAGATCGAGCTGGACTCGTGA
- the pglZ gene encoding BREX-2 system phosphatase PglZ, producing MRTAAPTFSQIKAQIAAIRKKVPDASVFGIRTHGGWTGQKEKRDGDQSYMIYQCDSPLAIRLALREETAPGTMKVLITSIDETELSDDIRLRIAKRRFYDIDSWQIVAALFQATTIDPRLMRYPWIAEALLDLSSTESFPPARGGFLDADTVWALLLSRIAGFASETLDSIGLLKWASDADAVGRFQQASEPFRQGAVEWVRERTGSLGELILDCAGRLERPDALPLGLAAGVVFHPQAAGQLERAAGKLEERYLAGKSTDPAAMLRWGSAAAEVVLRHIDDPRARWQQLQRADEILREVQAEAFAFLSDTSPLGFDQRLGRFGRELSVIVRGKEWKKLDELRKIHDSIQNHDQAEREHRRLERVEMGMRLLRWLGDRAEGRPGEPESLAEVAAREMSDTGYVDWARLTLRAGDPVRELSEAYASLFAEVTSLRERHALEFAKLLCDWTAAGSRGDEVVPVENILDQYVAPLAAQCPVLLIVVDAMSVAVARELTADLLRHEWISLCEPGRAFNRPAIAAIPSVTEISRMSLLSGRVRMGVAADEKSAFGSHPGLLARCRAGCPPALFHKPSLQDSDDAILSTEVREEIASTNRRVVAVVVNAVDDHLLKGEQIDTRWSRDEIKVLPSLLHEARNAGRIVVLVSDHGHVLDCQTEARVHEGGERWRKDDGKPAPDELRIEGGRVLVENSRLIAPWSERVRYGIKKNGYHGGLNPQEMVVPVIVLVSGGNVPPGWTEAPVETPGWWEQMLIAETCPEQPLPLLKAVEPRSRQTLFDMEPECESTQVTAQPQEFPEWVSRLLSSPVFAAQKKLGGRAVPGDEVFARFLAALDRRGGKMTSAALARTTSFPLLRLQGLLAVMQRVLNIDGYAVLSRDEASDTVILNRDLLLKQFDLV from the coding sequence GTGAGAACGGCAGCTCCGACATTCAGCCAGATCAAGGCACAGATTGCGGCCATCCGCAAGAAAGTCCCGGATGCTTCCGTCTTCGGCATACGAACGCACGGGGGGTGGACCGGGCAGAAAGAAAAGCGGGACGGGGACCAATCGTACATGATTTATCAGTGCGATTCCCCGCTGGCGATCCGACTGGCATTGAGAGAAGAAACCGCGCCCGGAACGATGAAGGTTCTTATTACCAGCATTGATGAAACAGAACTCAGCGACGATATCCGGCTCCGGATCGCAAAACGGCGGTTTTATGACATCGACAGCTGGCAAATCGTTGCGGCGCTGTTTCAGGCAACGACGATTGATCCTCGGCTCATGCGATACCCCTGGATAGCGGAAGCATTGTTGGATCTGAGTTCGACGGAATCATTTCCGCCTGCGCGCGGCGGATTTCTCGACGCGGACACCGTGTGGGCTCTACTTTTGAGCAGGATTGCAGGATTCGCATCGGAAACCTTGGATTCAATTGGGCTTCTCAAGTGGGCATCAGATGCTGATGCGGTAGGGCGATTCCAACAGGCATCGGAGCCCTTTCGGCAAGGTGCTGTCGAATGGGTTCGGGAACGTACTGGAAGTCTAGGAGAGTTGATACTTGATTGCGCGGGGCGGCTCGAGAGGCCCGATGCTTTGCCCTTGGGGCTCGCGGCTGGCGTCGTCTTCCATCCACAGGCAGCGGGACAGCTGGAGCGGGCGGCAGGCAAGCTGGAAGAACGTTATCTTGCGGGAAAGTCAACGGACCCTGCTGCAATGTTGCGTTGGGGTTCAGCGGCCGCGGAGGTGGTGCTTCGCCATATTGATGATCCCAGGGCTCGGTGGCAGCAGCTTCAGCGCGCGGACGAGATCCTTCGTGAGGTTCAAGCCGAGGCTTTTGCTTTCCTGAGCGATACATCCCCGCTGGGCTTCGACCAGCGACTCGGTCGTTTTGGCCGCGAGCTTTCGGTGATCGTTCGAGGGAAAGAATGGAAGAAGCTTGACGAGCTGCGCAAGATTCATGATTCCATTCAGAACCACGACCAGGCAGAACGTGAGCATCGCCGGCTGGAACGAGTGGAAATGGGGATGCGCCTGCTGCGCTGGCTCGGGGATCGCGCGGAGGGCCGGCCTGGCGAACCTGAGTCTCTCGCTGAGGTCGCAGCCCGGGAGATGAGTGATACCGGTTATGTAGACTGGGCTCGCCTTACGTTGCGTGCAGGAGATCCTGTTCGGGAGCTGTCCGAAGCCTATGCTTCGCTTTTCGCGGAAGTCACCAGCCTGCGCGAACGGCATGCGCTGGAATTTGCGAAGCTGCTGTGCGACTGGACCGCTGCAGGATCGCGAGGCGATGAAGTCGTTCCGGTCGAGAACATCCTGGATCAGTATGTCGCTCCTCTCGCAGCCCAATGCCCTGTCCTCCTGATCGTCGTGGATGCAATGAGCGTCGCAGTCGCGCGCGAACTCACGGCCGATCTCTTGCGCCACGAATGGATCAGCCTGTGCGAACCCGGGCGCGCCTTCAACCGGCCGGCAATTGCTGCAATTCCTTCCGTGACCGAGATCTCGCGGATGAGCCTGCTTTCCGGTCGTGTGCGAATGGGGGTGGCCGCTGATGAAAAGTCTGCCTTTGGGTCGCATCCGGGCCTACTGGCGCGCTGCCGCGCCGGCTGCCCTCCTGCCCTGTTTCACAAGCCGAGCCTACAGGATTCGGACGACGCCATTCTTTCGACCGAAGTGCGTGAGGAAATCGCATCCACAAACAGGCGCGTTGTGGCAGTTGTCGTGAATGCGGTGGATGATCACCTGCTGAAGGGAGAGCAGATTGACACGCGCTGGTCGCGCGATGAAATCAAAGTCCTCCCATCGCTCCTTCACGAGGCACGGAACGCCGGCCGGATCGTGGTTCTGGTGAGTGATCACGGCCACGTGCTGGATTGTCAGACGGAGGCTCGAGTCCACGAAGGCGGAGAACGATGGCGCAAGGATGACGGCAAGCCTGCCCCTGACGAGTTGCGGATCGAGGGGGGTCGGGTTCTAGTGGAGAATTCGCGGCTCATCGCACCCTGGAGCGAAAGAGTTCGGTATGGCATCAAGAAAAATGGCTATCACGGTGGTTTGAACCCGCAGGAAATGGTTGTCCCGGTCATCGTGCTGGTGAGCGGCGGAAACGTCCCGCCTGGCTGGACCGAAGCGCCGGTCGAGACCCCCGGATGGTGGGAGCAGATGTTAATTGCGGAGACATGTCCGGAACAGCCGCTGCCGCTGCTGAAGGCCGTTGAACCACGCAGCCGGCAGACGCTCTTCGATATGGAGCCTGAATGCGAATCAACCCAGGTGACGGCACAGCCTCAAGAATTCCCGGAGTGGGTCTCGCGGCTGCTATCGTCTCCAGTATTCGCAGCTCAAAAAAAGCTGGGGGGACGTGCGGTTCCTGGAGACGAGGTGTTTGCCCGGTTCTTGGCTGCATTGGACCGGCGCGGAGGGAAGATGACCTCGGCAGCCCTGGCTCGAACGACCAGTTTCCCCTTACTTCGGCTGCAGGGGTTGCTTGCGGTGATGCAGCGAGTCCTCAACATCGACGGGTATGCAGTGCTCAGTCGCGACGAAGCTTCGGACACAGTGATTTTGAACCGGGATTTGCTGCTGAAGCAGTTTGATCTGGTATAA